From the Lactuca sativa cultivar Salinas chromosome 9, Lsat_Salinas_v11, whole genome shotgun sequence genome, the window AGGTCCACCAAATTGGTAACCAGCACCTACACCTCCGATCCCATTGGAGGTGCCTATGCCAAGTCCGGCGCCACCACCACCAATGGGTTGGCCGTTGTTATCGAAGCCAGAAAAGCCACCCAGTCCACCAAAACTGACAATGTTCTTTTGTTCAGTTAGACCGACAGCAGCTTTGTTGGTGTCACTAGGAAGGTCTCTGGCAATAGTactttctactactactgctgttAAAACAACCAGTAACATGAAACGCCAGTTTGCCatattctttttttatatttgtttacTTGGCTATAAGCGTATGTGTCGGATGCAAGATTTTTGAATATGGGAATGCCCTTTTTAAAGCCAAAATTGGGCAGTTGGACAGAGTAAATGGCCTTAATTTCTAGGGGTGTTTGGTCAATTGGTAGGGCAAAAAATAATTTTCACCCATAAACCTTCAATTTAGctgtcttttttatttttttattttttgtacctTGAGCGCCAATTATTTATTTcgattgtattttatttattatctAGATGGTGAAATCTGACGAACCACATGCTCAAATCTCTATTTCAGTTGCAAGAAGATCCAATCTTTAAATGGGAAAATCCATCAGAAAATGGTCTGAATTCATATATTGAGTGTAAAACAATCGGTCAAAATGGTCTAAATCCATTACAAAAAAACCGAAGTTTCAGGCAAAATCCGTCGCTAATCTGTAACGCACGAACACCGCCCCGCAGTGGCATTATGTTATCTGTCATGGTAACAAGAACGGCTTGCAACACGATTTTAATCCAATGAAAATTGAGTTTGATCCTTGACCATATTAAGACTATACGGTACGAGTCACAAAAACATCGGTATGGCCGAGGTGGCACACCAAAACGGCGTTATAACGCCGAGAACACCGCCCCCTCCTGTTATGGCAAGGCAAGTTGTAATGACAACACAATGCAACGCCATTTTCAACCAATCaactcctctttcttcttcttcttttcttcatctcAATGTCATTCATATAATTGAACACCACCCCAAAAAAAAGTGGTGGAGATTAAAAGGTTTTTGGTGCTCACCTGGTCTCACAACGCTGTTGACCATACCGATTAGTGTAGCAatcaatttttcaaaaaaaaagaaatttataaAATCGTGGAGATTAAAAGGTTCTTAATATTTTGTTACCTATAAAATACATAATGTCTACCTCATTTTTATTCACGATATTCTCTTATCTTTctctatattttataaaatttcaatACTTCTAGAAAAATGGATATGTTCGACATGTCCAACGATGATGATATTTTCGTCAGTACGACGTGGAACATGCTTTTAGAGTTATAAAGTCGAAGTGACACATAGTTGAACATGCGGTGCGACCATATGAGATCGACATACAAGATACTATGCATGCAAGTATTATAATGTATAACATGGTGATTGAAGATAAATGACGAAATATTGCAGAGTATATGCATACGGAAGCAATACACGTGCAATTTCAACCAGGAACAACGAGATATTTATATAGAGTCGTTGATATTCAAGACGCACGAAAACATATGCAACTTCGAGAAGACTTGGCGAATTATGTAATACCCGTTCCAGGTATGTTTCTTTTGGGATTATATCATTTTTAGACTctcaaaatatgagatttttgGTGAACACGACGTGGTGACGAAGGAGCACCACGGTGTGGTCACATCAGACAAGAAACGCGCATCTAGTATCCACCACGACATGGCAACGGTTGGAgtgtaaaaccctaattcttgggcctagagccctatttaaaggatgtgaTGGCTAGAGTTTgtccaccctcagcctccatcactcctCAAAAACCATAAACCAACCCTAGTCTCTTTGTGTTCATCTTGAAGCTCATTTGTGGTGTATATTGTTGATATGTTAAGtgttagaactgcatgctagtttgTTGACTAGGGATCTTCAGAAATTGCATAATATAATTGCATGATTTGTGATTCCTGATAGCCTAGGGGATTGTTTAGTTGTGTTATATGAAACTAACATTATTGCTGCTAGTAACTAAGTGTATGCATCATGATTGTACATAATTAGGATTTTAAAGCCTTAGAATGCTTGATTtagccttacttcttgttccttgtttgtaACGTCCCATAAACCATagtaaaaaaatttcttttttcaGAAGACATTTTAATAAAACCCATAAAGTAATCAACCGTTGTTTCAaaataaagtcataaaaataAGAGTATCAATATCATCTCTCAAACATAAATTAGcagg encodes:
- the LOC111881280 gene encoding uncharacterized protein LOC111881280, whose product is MANWRFMLLVVLTAVVVESTIARDLPSDTNKAAVGLTEQKNIVSFGGLGGFSGFDNNGQPIGGGGAGLGIGTSNGIGGVGAGYQFGGPGAAAGGVGTFGGLANGFAGLPALGGGGIGGGGPGAGDDSGAVPLP